The proteins below come from a single Beutenbergia cavernae DSM 12333 genomic window:
- a CDS encoding ABC transporter ATP-binding protein, with translation MSTEAAIRVQGIEKAYGELSVLRGVDFDVARGSIFALLGSNGAGKTTLVRILSTLLKADAGAASVHGFDVASQAGDVRESISLTGQFAAVDEVLTGRENLVLIAKLRHLKNPGAIADDLLGRFSLTDAGSRPASTYSGGMRRRLDIAMSLIGNPPIIFLDEPTTGLDPQARIDVWQTVKQLAHGGTTVLLTTQYLDEAEQLADRIAILHRGTIIQNGTLAELKALLPAAKVEYVEKQPTLEEVFLTLVGETGETDTTAGTDAAAAAGKESR, from the coding sequence GTGAGTACCGAAGCAGCCATCCGGGTGCAGGGAATCGAGAAGGCGTACGGGGAGCTCTCCGTGCTACGGGGCGTGGACTTCGACGTCGCGCGGGGCAGCATCTTCGCCCTGCTGGGGTCGAACGGCGCGGGCAAGACCACGCTCGTGCGCATCCTGTCCACGCTGCTCAAGGCGGACGCCGGGGCGGCGAGCGTGCACGGGTTCGACGTCGCCTCGCAGGCCGGCGACGTGCGCGAGTCCATCAGCCTGACGGGCCAGTTCGCGGCCGTCGACGAGGTGCTCACCGGGCGGGAGAACCTCGTGCTGATCGCGAAGCTGCGGCACCTGAAGAACCCGGGCGCGATCGCCGACGACCTGCTCGGCCGCTTCTCGCTGACCGACGCCGGGAGCCGCCCGGCGTCGACGTACTCCGGTGGCATGCGGCGTCGGCTCGACATCGCGATGAGCCTGATCGGCAACCCGCCGATCATCTTCCTCGACGAGCCGACGACGGGTCTGGACCCGCAGGCGCGCATCGACGTCTGGCAGACCGTGAAGCAGCTCGCCCACGGCGGCACCACGGTGCTGCTCACCACGCAGTACCTCGACGAGGCCGAGCAGCTCGCCGACCGCATCGCGATCCTCCACCGGGGCACGATCATCCAGAACGGCACGCTGGCGGAGCTCAAGGCGCTGCTCCCGGCCGCGAAGGTCGAGTACGTCGAGAAGCAGCCGACCCTCGAAGAGGTCTTCCTCACCCTCGTCGGCGAGACCGGCGAGACGGACACGACCGCCGGCACGGACGCCGCTGCAGCGGCAGGAAAGGAATCCCGATGA
- a CDS encoding ABC transporter permease encodes MTTHVLADTRVLTGRSLTHIVRSPDTIITTAVTPIALMLIFVYVFGGAIDTGSGGSYINYMLPGILLITIASGIAYTSYRLFLDLQGGIVDRFQSMPIARSSVLWAHVLTSLVANLVSIAIVIGVALLMGFRTGASVVAWLAVAGILALFTLALTWVAVIAGLSAKTVDGASAFSYPLIFLPFISSAFVPTDTMPGPVAWFAENQPVTSIVNTIRALFAQEPVGNDIWIALAWLVGILVVAYVFAVRIYRRKIS; translated from the coding sequence ATGACCACGCACGTCCTGGCCGACACCCGCGTCCTCACCGGCCGCTCGCTGACGCACATCGTCCGCAGCCCCGACACGATCATCACCACTGCTGTCACGCCGATCGCGCTGATGCTGATCTTCGTCTACGTGTTCGGCGGCGCCATCGACACGGGGTCCGGCGGTTCGTACATCAACTACATGCTGCCCGGCATCCTGCTCATCACCATCGCGTCGGGGATCGCCTACACGTCGTACCGGCTGTTCCTCGACCTGCAGGGCGGCATCGTCGACCGGTTCCAGTCGATGCCGATCGCCAGATCGAGCGTGCTCTGGGCGCACGTGCTCACGTCCCTGGTGGCGAACCTCGTCTCGATCGCCATCGTCATCGGCGTCGCGCTGCTCATGGGATTCCGCACCGGGGCGTCGGTGGTGGCCTGGCTCGCCGTCGCCGGGATCCTCGCCCTGTTCACCCTCGCACTGACGTGGGTCGCCGTGATCGCCGGGCTCTCGGCGAAGACCGTCGACGGCGCGAGCGCGTTCAGCTACCCGCTGATCTTCCTGCCGTTCATCAGCTCGGCGTTCGTGCCGACCGACACGATGCCCGGCCCGGTCGCCTGGTTCGCCGAGAACCAGCCGGTGACGTCGATCGTCAACACCATCCGGGCGCTGTTCGCCCAGGAACCCGTCGGCAACGACATCTGGATCGCCCTGGCCTGGCTGGTCGGGATCCTCGTCGTGGCCTACGTCTTCGCGGTCCGCATCTACCGCCGCAAGATCTCGTAG
- a CDS encoding DUF1048 domain-containing protein — MTKWYETLTGSLEQKRQYKQAKARMDGLPAPYAAAANAVQRYLMYSGDVTDGDTTVQMIVDLADLWERAALDGTPVRAIVGDDPVEFTETFARAYDAKRWIDKERARLNKAIDDAEREEQK, encoded by the coding sequence ATGACGAAGTGGTACGAGACCCTCACGGGGTCGCTCGAGCAGAAGAGGCAGTACAAGCAGGCCAAGGCGCGCATGGACGGCCTCCCGGCGCCGTACGCCGCCGCCGCCAACGCCGTCCAGCGGTACCTCATGTACTCGGGCGACGTCACCGACGGCGACACCACCGTGCAGATGATCGTCGACCTGGCAGATCTGTGGGAGCGCGCCGCGCTGGACGGAACACCTGTCCGCGCGATCGTCGGCGACGACCCGGTCGAGTTCACCGAGACGTTCGCCCGGGCCTACGACGCCAAGCGGTGGATCGACAAGGAACGCGCTCGCCTGAACAAGGCGATCGACGACGCAGAACGAGAGGAGCAGAAGTGA